One Candidatus Korarchaeum sp. DNA segment encodes these proteins:
- a CDS encoding PaREP1 family protein, with the protein MREAEELLARGDYIQASERAWGSSQIVKALTAKEGKELRVMSTCGNMWMS; encoded by the coding sequence ATGCGTGAAGCAGAGGAGCTTCTAGCTAGGGGAGACTATATCCAAGCATCGGAAAGAGCTTGGGGGTCTTCCCAGATCGTTAAAGCGTTGACGGCGAAGGAGGGTAAGGAGCTTAGGGTCATGTCGACCTGTGGAAATATGTGGATGAGTTAG
- a CDS encoding nucleotidyltransferase domain-containing protein, translating to MECVTLLRDRLKRIREPCVKAVLLFGSRARGESRDRSDIDLLVLHEGCGIEEAVIRRRYLYDLLRDALGEGFEDITLIDMELNAFLKPSEISSLLLNVYWDAIVVYDETGALEGFLRYVREKIVESGLKRVRDGRSYYWILPEPLKEVKIL from the coding sequence ATGGAGTGCGTTACCTTGCTGAGGGATAGGCTTAAGCGCATCAGGGAGCCCTGCGTGAAAGCCGTGTTGCTATTCGGCTCTAGGGCTAGGGGTGAGTCCCGGGATAGGAGCGATATCGACCTGCTCGTACTTCATGAGGGTTGCGGTATTGAGGAAGCGGTCATCAGGAGGAGGTACCTTTACGACCTCCTAAGGGATGCCTTAGGGGAGGGATTTGAGGATATCACGCTCATCGATATGGAGCTAAACGCCTTCCTCAAGCCTTCGGAGATCAGCTCTTTACTTCTGAATGTGTATTGGGATGCCATTGTGGTTTACGATGAGACAGGTGCTCTTGAGGGTTTTCTGAGGTATGTTAGGGAGAAGATAGTGGAGAGTGGCCTGAAGAGGGTCAGGGATGGAAGGAGCTACTACTGGATTCTTCCGGAGCCTTTGAAGGAGGTTAAAATTCTATGA
- a CDS encoding HEPN domain-containing protein yields MTFNPLTEVRYGYKLAVEHLERAERLFSLKDWAGTVSTSQLAIENFAKAIIAVFEVPTWSHDPSNQLIGRLPAEVTDDIRELAALAREMAPEHGRSSYGEPTVGLLPSEIYGEDHASNALRRGKEARAITERVLDTLNVEL; encoded by the coding sequence ATGACCTTCAATCCGCTGACTGAAGTCAGGTATGGATATAAGCTCGCAGTTGAACATTTAGAGAGGGCTGAGAGACTTTTCTCACTGAAAGATTGGGCCGGGACCGTGTCAACATCTCAGTTAGCTATTGAGAATTTCGCTAAGGCAATCATAGCTGTATTTGAAGTCCCCACATGGAGTCATGACCCTTCGAACCAGTTGATCGGTAGGTTGCCCGCTGAGGTGACCGATGATATCAGGGAACTCGCAGCTTTAGCTAGGGAAATGGCCCCGGAACACGGTAGATCGAGCTACGGTGAACCCACTGTCGGGCTTCTGCCGAGCGAGATATATGGGGAAGACCACGCCTCAAATGCGCTTAGGAGGGGGAAGGAAGCTAGGGCGATCACAGAGAGGGTCCTCGATACGCTTAATGTCGAACTTTGA